One Mytilus trossulus isolate FHL-02 chromosome 5, PNRI_Mtr1.1.1.hap1, whole genome shotgun sequence DNA segment encodes these proteins:
- the LOC134717780 gene encoding von Willebrand factor A domain-containing protein 7-like — translation MIMPTIWAVIWMMIMILTNHPSGGFPPDALTGSASFTKHHAEITRVAIRIAVGRYIKDNNLTVIDDTTDVIDAVNTLFGNDSDGYEKFIEKETDIVENVKDQEKSKEAHIHCNSEQIELAHNHVIKLRKQIETLSQSTEPDLSLIRKMIGKCIYTIQAFYSGTNWVEMNGDIVYKDFGVPNRALMAIAGTSVDTCQDCDNSGTIENSCNNNLLVSDMLTSGYQTGQDVQPPYKTNDNFDQGKCGFGGSTDTENGFRTAKGGINKDRLDSTYSPHRHLHYKAFYAARKATEQFLVDQDIGIINDMNADTFVQIFGLVKRYQASFGFVIDDTGSMGDEIEEVRKACIDIITNVFGTPNAPSNYILVTFNDPVKHMHRLTTSNGLEMISALGNLTVEGGFDCPEYAMSGLEKAIELCQEQSTIFFYTDAPAKDEAERDTVISAAEEKHIDLQLFVQNETCSPLRKRRATGT, via the exons ATGATAATGCCAACAATATGGGCAGTCATATGGATGATGATAATGATTCTGACAAACCATCCATCAGGAGGATTTCCGCCAGATGCTTTAACCGGAAGTGCTTCATTTACTAAACACCATGCAGAAATAACACGTGTTGCCATTCGAATTGCTGTTGGTAGATACATAAAGGATAACAACTTAACAGTGATAGATGATACAACCGATGTCATTGACGCAGTTAACACATTATTTGGAAATG ATTCAGATGGCTATGAGAAATTCATTGAAAAGGAAACTGATATAGTAGAAAATGTAAAGGATCAGGAAAAGTCAAAAGAGGCTCATATACACTGCAATTCTGAACAGATTGAATTGG CTCACAACCATGTTATAAAACTGAGAAAACAAATTGAGACACTGTCACAAAGTACGGAACCAGATCTCTCTTTGATTCGCAAAATGATTGGAAAGTGTATTTATACTATACAGGCTTTTTATAGCGGCACTAACTGGGTTGAAATGAATGGGGATATTGTTTACAAAGATTTTG GTGTCCCAAATAGGGCGTTAATGGCTATTGCTGGTACATCGGTGGACACTTGCCAAGATTGTGACAATTCTGG AACAATAGAGAATTCCTGCAACAACAACTTATTGGTAAGCGATATGTTGACTAGCGGATACCAGACGGGCCAAGATGTCCAACCTCCATAta AAACGAATGACAACTTTGATCAAGGGAAGTGTGGATTTGGAGGTAGTACTGACACTGAAAATGGTTTCCGAACCGCCAAAGGTGGAATTAACAAAGATAGATTAGACTCTACGTATTCCCCTCACCGCCATCTACATTATAAAGCATTTTATGCGGCACGGAAGGCAACAGAACAATTTCTAGTAGATCAGG ATATAGGTATCATAAACGACATGAACGCAGACACATTTGTACAGATATTTGGGTTGGTTAAGCGTTACCAGGCGTCATTTGGTTTTGTGATAGATGACACTGGCTCCATGGGAGACGAAATTGAAGAAGTTCGAAAGGCATGCATAGATATCATCACTAATGTTTTCGGTACTCCAAATGCGCCATCCAATTACATTTTAGTTACGTTCAATGATCCAG TAAAGCATATGCATCGCCTAACGACCTCAAACGGACTAGAAATGATAAGTGCACTTGGTAATCTTACTGTAGAAGGAGGATTTGACTGTCCGGAGTATGCAATGAGCGGATTAGAGAAAG CTATTGAGTTATGCCAAGAACAATCCACGATTTTCTTCTATACTGATGCTCCAGCAAAAGACGAAGCAGAGAGAGATACTGTTATAAGTGCTGCAGAAGAGAAACATATTGATCTTCAACTTTTCGTGCAAAATGAGACGTGTAGTCCCTTGAGAAAAAGAAGAGCTACCGGTACTTAA